From Penicillium psychrofluorescens genome assembly, chromosome: 1, one genomic window encodes:
- a CDS encoding uncharacterized protein (ID:PFLUO_001351-T1.cds;~source:funannotate), producing the protein MTPPAIIAPSILSADFGNLGHECSRKMEEGSDWLHVDIMDGHFVPNMTIGSPVVTKIRGYVDRPLTPNGRGTFDCHMMIMEPHKWVREFAKSGCDLYCFHYEAAVSSVAATDPTDTTTKTRTSPRALIRYIHEEGMQAGIAIKPDTPVDVLWDILDAEDPLERPDMALVMTVHPGFGGQKFMASELPKVTALRERYPDLNIEVDGGLGLGTIDQAADAGANVIVAGSAIFGATDPADVIAKMREAVQSRRS; encoded by the exons ATGACGCCccccgccatcatcgccccGTCCATCCTCAGCGCCGACTTCGGCAACCTCGGCCATGAATGCTCCCggaagatggaagagggCTCAGACTGGCTCCACGTCGACATCATGGACGGCCACTTCGTGCCGAACATGACCATCGGCTCGCCCGTTGTTACCAAGATCCGGGGCTACGTCGACCGCCCACTCACGCCCAACGGCCGTGGCACCTTCGACTGCCACATGATGATCATGGAG CCTCATAAATGGGTCCGGGAGTTCGCCAAGTCCGGCTGCGACTTGTACTGCTTCCACTACGAGGCGGCTGTCTCTTCCGTCGCCGCGACCGATCCCACCGACACAACCACGAAGACGCGCACCAGCCCCCGCGCGCTGATCCGCTACATCCACGAGGAGGGCATGCAAGCCGGCATTGCCATTAAGCCCGACACACCCGTCGACGTGCTGTGGGATATTCTCGACGCAGAAGACCCTCTAGAGCGGCCCGAT ATGGCCCTCGTCATGACCGTCCACCCCGGTTTCGGCGGCCAGAAATTCATGGCCTCCGAGCTGCCCAAGGTGACAGCGCTCCGCGAGCGGTATCCCGACTTGAATATCGAGGTCGATGGCGGGTTAGGCTTGGGTACGATCGACCAGGCTGCCGATGCTGGGGCCAATGTGATCGTTGCGGGCTCAGCGATCTTTGGCGCGACGGACCCCGCCGATGTGATTGCGAAAATGCGCGAGGCCGTGCAGTCACGACGCTCATAA